In a single window of the Methylophaga frappieri genome:
- a CDS encoding HDOD domain-containing protein: MSQQNQLYNTILTDLDKGKLVLPTLPDVAIKVRDVVSDPDATSAQLADIIMTDAALSARLLKVANSPLYRGRIHVDSVQTAITRLGLKMVRNLVTGLVVEQVFRPTSKKLEKRARDLWQHSIEVSAISQVIASKQSNIKTDEAMLAGLIHAIGVLPILTRAEKDPELLDDESRLDMLIENLYPRIGAAILKSWEFSPNLITVAAEHANLNRNSGPEGPDLCDVVQVANLQSYFNTDKALDPQTRHRVLAFEKLGIDTGISVVELDENSAEYAEALAMFENF, from the coding sequence ATGAGTCAGCAAAACCAATTATACAACACCATACTGACAGATTTGGACAAAGGTAAGTTGGTTTTACCCACCTTGCCCGACGTCGCAATCAAAGTTCGTGATGTTGTCAGTGACCCCGATGCCACTTCAGCCCAGCTCGCCGACATTATTATGACAGATGCGGCGTTATCTGCACGGCTGCTTAAAGTCGCTAATAGCCCCCTCTATCGAGGCAGAATTCATGTCGACTCGGTACAAACAGCCATTACCCGCTTAGGCTTAAAAATGGTTCGCAACCTGGTGACCGGTCTGGTTGTCGAGCAAGTATTCCGACCCACTTCTAAAAAACTGGAAAAGCGTGCTCGAGACTTGTGGCAGCACAGTATTGAAGTCTCCGCAATCAGCCAGGTCATTGCCAGCAAACAAAGCAATATTAAAACGGATGAGGCCATGCTTGCTGGACTTATTCATGCGATTGGTGTGCTCCCCATCCTGACCAGGGCCGAAAAAGACCCCGAATTGCTTGATGATGAATCGCGGCTCGATATGCTCATCGAAAACCTTTACCCACGCATAGGCGCCGCCATCCTGAAAAGCTGGGAATTTTCGCCTAATCTGATTACCGTTGCCGCAGAACATGCCAACCTCAATCGAAACAGTGGCCCAGAAGGTCCGGATTTATGTGATGTTGTGCAAGTCGCCAACCTGCAAAGCTATTTTAATACCGATAAAGCCTTAGACCCACAGACCAGACACCGCGTATTGGCTTTTGAAAAACTCGGTATTGATACCGGTATTAGTGTGGTTGAGCTTGATGAAA